A single region of the Thermodesulfatator indicus DSM 15286 genome encodes:
- a CDS encoding PEP/pyruvate-binding domain-containing protein: MGIIKKLGAVLRRKQSDQERISLRAVFARFRAVIDSNTKALELIADMGDKLSGDYIFDMAYIRQVSRDLSEAVFRSIHNLNVLCQNKYDILYQKFDQINAQIENLIEGNIKNVSLIMWLDEVGPEAIDFVGGKMAHLAEIKRRLGFSIPNGFILTSSAFYEYISFNNLEKEIKNFKKALENRDITLEEQRKKIQKAILEGRLSPSLEKNLSDALLRYKEICGDRPLVVRSSAQEEDQELSFAGLFKTIINVSPALPALSQAYKQVIASLFGTKALEYAKRFGSHLLDMAMAVGFLELIEARTSGVIFTVNPQDPKLETILITANWGLGIAIVEGSLPVDHFIVSRKDPNHILQKKIFEKTHYFVPQKEEIVETYLPEDIKRKPCLVDEEIKVLAKAGLSLERYFKRPQDIEWTIDDKGSLYILQSRPLQLLNKVIEVKPLPEIKQKYQIIAEKKGLIAQGGIASGPVFIAYNLEDLDKFPEGAVLVARRDSSHFVRIMPKAAAILTDIGSPTSHMATLCREFRVPAIVGMGNITELVKPGEVITVDADDNYIYRDRVEELLKFQAASQLDLAHTKEFRLLRKILHLVAPLNLVDPLIKDFRPEACKTFHDILRFCHEKAVQELINIGKDTKTLLDKHITKKLKLAIPAGILVIDLDGGLIDEAQSKDEVTIEDVNCLPFKAVLRGMLTPGIWQTEAVQMDIKDFISSMIKTPDITPRYAGENLAAISTYYLNLNLRFGYHFNILDTYSSPNVRENHIYFRFLGGATDLSKRSRRIRLIEKILSYYDFNVITKGDLLVARLSNLPLEEIERLLEMIGRLIGFTRQLDVFMEDDSSIERAFKGFISGKYNIRGQNVIS, encoded by the coding sequence ATGGGCATAATTAAAAAATTAGGCGCTGTTCTTAGAAGAAAGCAAAGTGATCAAGAGCGAATTTCTTTACGCGCTGTCTTTGCCAGATTTAGAGCAGTAATTGATTCTAATACCAAAGCCTTAGAGCTCATAGCTGACATGGGTGACAAGTTGAGTGGAGATTACATATTCGACATGGCCTATATTCGTCAAGTGTCCCGGGATCTTTCTGAAGCAGTTTTTCGTTCTATACATAATTTAAATGTTTTATGTCAAAACAAATACGATATTCTTTATCAGAAATTTGACCAAATAAATGCCCAAATAGAAAATTTGATAGAGGGGAATATAAAAAATGTGTCCCTAATAATGTGGTTAGACGAAGTTGGGCCAGAAGCTATAGATTTTGTAGGCGGGAAAATGGCCCACCTAGCTGAAATCAAACGTCGTTTAGGTTTTTCTATACCCAATGGTTTTATTCTTACTTCTTCGGCCTTTTATGAATATATAAGTTTTAATAATCTGGAAAAAGAAATTAAAAATTTTAAAAAAGCTCTTGAGAACAGGGATATAACATTAGAAGAACAAAGAAAAAAGATTCAAAAAGCTATTCTTGAAGGTAGACTTAGTCCATCGTTAGAAAAAAATTTATCTGACGCCCTATTACGATATAAAGAAATTTGTGGCGATCGTCCGTTGGTTGTTCGTTCTAGTGCTCAAGAAGAAGACCAGGAATTATCTTTTGCTGGGCTATTTAAAACAATAATCAATGTCTCCCCTGCCCTTCCCGCCCTTAGTCAAGCTTATAAACAAGTAATTGCTAGTCTTTTTGGTACCAAGGCCCTTGAATATGCGAAACGATTTGGCAGTCATCTTCTTGATATGGCTATGGCTGTAGGGTTTTTAGAACTCATAGAAGCACGTACTAGTGGTGTAATATTTACGGTTAATCCTCAGGACCCTAAATTAGAAACCATTTTAATTACTGCTAACTGGGGGTTAGGAATAGCCATAGTTGAGGGCTCTCTTCCTGTGGATCATTTTATAGTATCACGAAAAGACCCTAATCATATTTTGCAAAAAAAAATATTTGAAAAAACTCACTATTTTGTTCCCCAGAAAGAAGAAATTGTGGAGACCTATTTACCCGAAGATATTAAAAGGAAACCATGTCTTGTTGATGAGGAAATCAAGGTTCTAGCCAAAGCGGGATTGTCACTAGAACGCTATTTTAAACGGCCACAAGATATAGAGTGGACTATAGATGACAAAGGATCGCTTTACATCTTACAAAGTCGCCCATTACAACTTCTTAATAAAGTTATAGAAGTAAAACCCCTTCCAGAGATAAAACAAAAATACCAAATAATTGCCGAAAAAAAGGGACTAATAGCTCAGGGAGGCATAGCTTCGGGACCTGTTTTTATTGCATACAACTTAGAGGATTTAGATAAATTCCCAGAAGGTGCCGTTTTAGTGGCCCGGCGAGATTCTTCTCATTTTGTACGAATTATGCCTAAAGCTGCTGCTATTTTAACAGATATAGGTTCTCCCACTAGTCATATGGCTACTCTTTGTAGAGAATTTCGTGTTCCTGCTATTGTAGGGATGGGCAATATTACCGAACTGGTAAAACCTGGAGAAGTAATTACCGTTGATGCTGATGATAATTATATTTATCGTGACCGAGTAGAAGAACTCCTAAAATTTCAAGCCGCTTCTCAATTAGACTTGGCACATACTAAAGAGTTTCGTCTCTTACGTAAAATTTTGCATCTAGTGGCTCCCTTAAACTTAGTTGATCCCTTGATAAAAGATTTTCGTCCTGAAGCTTGTAAAACCTTTCATGATATACTGCGCTTTTGTCATGAAAAGGCTGTCCAAGAACTTATTAATATAGGAAAAGATACTAAAACTTTACTTGATAAACATATAACAAAAAAACTTAAACTAGCTATCCCGGCTGGCATATTAGTTATTGATTTAGATGGTGGGTTAATAGATGAAGCCCAATCTAAAGATGAAGTTACAATAGAAGATGTAAACTGCCTTCCTTTTAAAGCTGTTCTTAGAGGTATGCTTACACCAGGAATATGGCAAACTGAAGCTGTTCAAATGGATATTAAAGATTTTATTTCCAGCATGATAAAAACTCCTGATATAACTCCACGTTATGCAGGAGAAAATTTAGCTGCCATTTCAACTTATTATTTAAACCTAAATCTTCGCTTTGGTTATCACTTTAATATTTTAGATACTTATAGCTCCCCCAATGTACGAGAAAATCATATTTATTTCCGCTTTCTTGGAGGAGCAACAGACCTATCTAAAAGAAGTCGCCGTATTCGTTTAATAGAAAAAATTCTTAGTTATTATGATTTTAACGTTATTACTAAAGGAGATTTGTTAGTCGCTAGACTATCCAATTTACCATTGGAAGAGATAGAAAGACTTCTTGAAATGATTGGCCGACTAATTGGTTTTACCAGACAACTTGATGTCTTTATGGAAGACGATTCATCCATAGAAAGAGCTTTTAAAGGGTTTATATCAGGGAAATATAATATTAGGGGGCAAAATGTCATTTCATAA
- a CDS encoding hydrogenase iron-sulfur subunit: MSGFEPKIVAFLCNWCSYAGADLAGVSRRAYPPSLRIIRVPCSSRVTPAMILSALKSGADGVLVSGCHPGDCHYLTGNLFARRRFFMLRKLLEFVGIEPERVEFVWVSASEGNVFAELVKEMTESLRRLGPNLKFRKTLRKEIL; encoded by the coding sequence ATGTCTGGTTTCGAACCCAAGATTGTAGCTTTTCTCTGCAACTGGTGCAGTTACGCCGGGGCGGATTTGGCCGGAGTTTCCCGCAGGGCCTATCCCCCGTCTCTAAGAATTATTCGGGTGCCGTGTTCTAGCAGGGTTACACCAGCCATGATACTTTCAGCCTTAAAGTCCGGGGCAGACGGGGTTTTGGTGTCAGGTTGTCACCCTGGGGATTGTCATTATCTTACGGGAAATCTTTTTGCCCGCAGGCGGTTTTTTATGTTACGCAAACTTTTGGAATTCGTTGGTATTGAACCTGAAAGAGTTGAGTTTGTCTGGGTTTCTGCCTCTGAAGGAAACGTGTTTGCCGAGCTAGTTAAAGAAATGACGGAAAGTTTGCGTCGTTTAGGTCCGAACCTTAAATTCAGAAAGACTTTGAGGAAGGAGATTCTTTGA
- a CDS encoding TIGR02186 family protein, with protein sequence MMKRNKLLISIFIIGLFLLIVFPKAEAALSFKVTPNYIPIHFFYNGKDFEISGHTDYPADYIIVIKDKSEKLVLRRKGKVKGLFWMNVGEIAFEPVPIVYMVFSNKPIDKILNKEEQKKYAIGYNALFYGVKIEGVPENEREKWTREFIKFKEHLNLYRQKFNSIKVKNGKDGSDFVLKAYWPFQAPPDNYKVTVYAVKDGQIVESNTNIIKVQKVGLLKKITELAFKRPALYGIIAIVIAIMAGIGVGMIFGGKGSSKH encoded by the coding sequence ATGATGAAGAGAAATAAACTACTGATTTCTATCTTTATCATTGGTCTGTTCTTATTAATTGTTTTCCCAAAAGCTGAAGCCGCACTTTCTTTTAAAGTTACTCCTAACTATATTCCCATCCATTTTTTTTATAACGGAAAAGATTTCGAAATTTCTGGTCATACAGATTATCCTGCAGATTATATAATTGTTATTAAAGACAAATCCGAAAAGTTGGTATTAAGACGGAAAGGTAAAGTAAAAGGTTTATTTTGGATGAATGTTGGCGAAATTGCCTTTGAACCTGTACCTATAGTTTATATGGTTTTCTCTAATAAACCTATTGATAAGATTTTAAATAAAGAAGAACAAAAAAAGTATGCTATCGGCTACAATGCTTTATTTTATGGGGTAAAAATAGAAGGAGTTCCTGAAAACGAAAGGGAAAAATGGACAAGAGAATTCATTAAATTTAAAGAACATTTAAACCTTTATCGTCAAAAGTTTAATAGTATAAAAGTTAAAAACGGAAAAGATGGTTCAGATTTTGTTTTAAAAGCCTACTGGCCTTTTCAAGCTCCACCTGATAATTATAAAGTTACGGTATATGCTGTAAAAGATGGTCAAATTGTTGAAAGCAATACAAATATTATCAAAGTTCAAAAAGTAGGCCTTTTAAAGAAAATTACTGAACTGGCTTTTAAGAGACCAGCTCTTTACGGAATTATAGCCATTGTGATTGCTATAATGGCAGGGATAGGGGTAGGCATGATATTTGGAGGCAAAGGGAGTTCTAAACATTAA
- a CDS encoding response regulator, with amino-acid sequence MSFHKYRIMVIDDEPIVVKRLKLIFEKMGYEVLIYTSGKEALEALEKEPFDVVVTDLKMDIDGFEIFEKAKALNPQAKIIIITGYADAQSARRAVQEGVFDFIPKPFRLDDLKKSVMKAIEQLESS; translated from the coding sequence ATGTCATTTCATAAATATAGAATTATGGTAATTGATGACGAACCTATCGTAGTTAAACGACTTAAACTAATTTTTGAAAAAATGGGTTATGAAGTTTTAATATATACAAGCGGAAAAGAAGCCTTAGAGGCCTTAGAAAAAGAACCTTTTGATGTGGTAGTAACAGATCTTAAGATGGATATCGATGGATTTGAGATTTTTGAAAAAGCCAAGGCTTTAAATCCTCAAGCCAAAATTATTATTATTACCGGTTATGCTGATGCCCAAAGTGCTCGTAGAGCAGTACAAGAAGGTGTTTTTGACTTTATTCCAAAACCTTTTCGTCTAGATGATTTAAAAAAATCTGTTATGAAAGCAATTGAACAATTAGAAAGTTCTTAA
- a CDS encoding FAD-dependent oxidoreductase encodes MGKGSVLVVGGGIAGVQAALDLAASGFFVYLVEKKPAIGGTMSQLDKTFPTNDCSMCILSPKLVELSRNQNVKLLTLSEVVSCKGQPGDFTVKIRRYPRYIDEEKCMACGECAKKCPKKVPHQFDQGLSYRKAIYLMYPQAVPLKYAIDPENCIRLKKPGRCGFCAEVCPSGAINFEQKIEDLEINVGVILLATGFETFDSHKLYLLGYGNLPQVMTSLEFERILSASGPTGGQLVRLYDSKSIRKIAWLQCVGSRDINRAKTPYCSSICCMYALKQAVIAKEHAHGPLETVIFYMDMRTMGKGFEAYLERAKEEGVRLVRSRIHSIYPSEDKIILRYLDGDKFKEEDFDLVVLSVGVKPNSSLPNLAEITSSSLDEFGFLKTESLESKPGVFAFGTAIGPKDIPETVTEAMAAAAKAEEFLAPARNTETRKKAYLPERFVFPEEPRIGVFVCHCGFNIAGVVKVKEVASFAANLPDVYYAGDHTFTCAENTINKIIQIIKEKNLNRIVVAACTPRTHEPIFQDTLKTAGLNPNLFEMANIRDQDSWVHPDDPERATEKAKELVLMAVNRVRLKKPVSAGSIKVRRKALVVGGGLAGLQAALSLADQGFETHIVDKQEELGGFARKIYRPLKGKFLPELALELAEKAQKHPLIKVHLQTKVKDTSGSVGDFKTQLSNGENIEHGVVILATGARPHLPKEPHSFGYGVSPKVKLNLELDELIQKNPEKIKKIKEIVFIQCVGSRTPENPYCSRVCCTRTMEQILALKDINPKLKIYVLYRDIRTYGFKELLYLKARKKGALFIRYEPESLPEIKLKDNILVKIYDYTVKKEIELKPDLLILAVGIEPNKESRELAKLYKCALTQEGFMLEAHQKLRPVDFATEGIFMAGLCHYPKPAEESMTQGLAAAARAANILSCDELPLEAQVAESDPRKCSACGQCEKICPYQAVKLEETKLFGLVSRVNRSLCKGCGNCVSSCRSGAIKLKNVDEEILISSVEGVCGRLWY; translated from the coding sequence ATGGGCAAAGGTTCGGTTTTAGTAGTTGGTGGCGGAATTGCTGGGGTTCAAGCCGCTCTTGATCTGGCTGCCAGTGGTTTTTTCGTATACTTGGTGGAGAAAAAACCCGCTATCGGCGGCACCATGTCTCAACTCGATAAAACTTTTCCTACTAACGATTGTTCAATGTGTATCCTTTCTCCCAAGCTCGTGGAACTCTCCCGTAACCAAAACGTAAAACTGCTCACACTTTCCGAGGTTGTTTCATGTAAAGGCCAACCCGGGGATTTTACCGTAAAGATTAGGCGTTACCCCAGATATATAGATGAAGAAAAATGCATGGCCTGTGGTGAATGTGCCAAGAAGTGCCCTAAAAAAGTTCCCCACCAGTTTGACCAGGGACTTTCCTATCGTAAAGCTATTTATCTCATGTATCCCCAGGCTGTGCCTTTGAAATACGCCATTGATCCCGAAAACTGTATCCGTCTAAAGAAGCCGGGCAGATGTGGCTTTTGTGCTGAAGTGTGTCCATCTGGAGCTATAAATTTTGAACAAAAAATAGAAGACTTAGAAATCAATGTTGGAGTTATACTTTTAGCTACAGGTTTTGAAACGTTTGATTCGCATAAACTATATCTCCTGGGTTACGGAAATTTACCCCAGGTGATGACCTCTCTTGAATTTGAAAGAATCCTTTCGGCCTCAGGCCCTACAGGCGGCCAATTAGTTAGGCTTTATGACAGCAAGTCTATAAGAAAGATAGCCTGGCTTCAGTGTGTGGGTTCAAGAGATATAAACAGGGCCAAAACCCCCTACTGTTCTTCCATCTGTTGCATGTACGCCCTTAAACAGGCAGTCATAGCCAAGGAGCATGCTCACGGGCCACTTGAAACAGTTATTTTTTACATGGACATGCGCACCATGGGCAAAGGTTTTGAGGCTTACCTTGAAAGAGCAAAGGAAGAAGGCGTCCGTCTGGTGCGTTCACGTATTCATAGCATTTACCCTTCAGAAGATAAAATTATTTTGCGCTACTTAGATGGCGATAAGTTTAAAGAAGAAGATTTTGATCTTGTAGTTCTTTCGGTAGGAGTTAAGCCTAATTCTTCCTTACCTAATTTAGCGGAAATAACCAGCTCCTCTTTAGATGAGTTTGGTTTTCTAAAAACTGAATCTTTAGAAAGTAAGCCTGGTGTATTCGCTTTTGGCACGGCCATTGGCCCAAAAGATATTCCTGAAACGGTTACCGAGGCCATGGCGGCGGCGGCTAAGGCCGAAGAGTTTTTGGCCCCCGCCAGAAACACGGAAACCAGGAAAAAAGCCTATCTCCCTGAAAGGTTTGTCTTCCCAGAAGAGCCGCGCATAGGGGTTTTTGTCTGTCATTGTGGGTTTAATATTGCTGGCGTGGTAAAGGTGAAAGAAGTTGCCTCTTTTGCCGCTAATCTTCCAGATGTTTATTACGCTGGAGACCACACTTTTACTTGTGCCGAAAACACCATTAATAAAATTATTCAGATTATAAAAGAAAAGAACCTGAACCGTATAGTGGTAGCCGCCTGTACCCCACGAACTCACGAGCCCATTTTTCAGGACACTTTGAAAACGGCGGGCTTAAATCCCAACCTTTTTGAGATGGCCAATATTCGCGACCAGGACTCCTGGGTCCATCCCGATGATCCAGAGAGGGCTACCGAAAAGGCTAAAGAGCTGGTGCTTATGGCCGTAAACAGAGTGAGGCTTAAAAAGCCGGTTTCGGCTGGCTCTATAAAGGTTAGAAGAAAAGCTTTGGTAGTTGGCGGCGGATTAGCCGGGCTTCAAGCCGCTCTCTCTTTAGCTGATCAGGGTTTTGAGACTCATATTGTTGACAAGCAGGAAGAACTTGGCGGTTTTGCCCGAAAAATTTATCGCCCTCTTAAAGGGAAATTTTTACCCGAATTGGCTTTAGAACTAGCGGAAAAGGCCCAAAAACATCCTTTAATTAAGGTGCACTTACAGACAAAGGTAAAAGATACCTCGGGTTCGGTAGGGGATTTTAAGACCCAGCTTTCAAATGGAGAAAATATAGAACATGGCGTTGTTATCCTGGCCACCGGGGCCAGGCCCCACCTGCCCAAAGAGCCCCATTCTTTCGGCTATGGAGTCTCTCCTAAAGTCAAGCTTAACCTTGAACTTGATGAACTTATCCAAAAGAATCCTGAAAAGATAAAAAAAATAAAAGAAATAGTATTTATCCAGTGTGTGGGCTCTCGTACCCCTGAAAATCCGTACTGTAGCCGGGTGTGCTGTACCCGCACTATGGAACAGATTTTGGCTTTAAAGGACATAAACCCTAAATTAAAAATTTATGTGCTTTACCGGGATATCAGAACATACGGTTTTAAAGAACTCCTTTACCTTAAAGCCAGAAAAAAGGGAGCCCTTTTTATTCGTTATGAACCGGAAAGCCTCCCAGAAATTAAACTAAAAGATAATATTTTAGTCAAAATTTATGATTATACCGTTAAAAAAGAAATTGAATTAAAACCTGATTTACTTATTCTGGCAGTAGGAATTGAGCCAAACAAAGAAAGCAGGGAGCTCGCCAAGCTTTACAAATGTGCTTTAACGCAGGAAGGCTTTATGCTTGAGGCCCACCAAAAATTACGTCCGGTAGATTTTGCTACTGAAGGCATATTTATGGCCGGTCTCTGCCATTATCCCAAGCCTGCCGAAGAGAGTATGACGCAGGGGCTGGCCGCCGCCGCTAGAGCGGCCAATATTCTTTCTTGCGATGAACTCCCTCTTGAAGCGCAAGTAGCTGAAAGCGACCCGCGCAAATGTTCCGCCTGTGGTCAGTGCGAAAAAATCTGTCCGTATCAGGCGGTAAAACTTGAGGAGACTAAACTTTTTGGCCTGGTCTCCCGGGTTAATCGCTCTCTTTGTAAAGGATGCGGCAATTGTGTTTCTTCGTGCCGTTCAGGGGCTATAAAACTTAAAAATGTGGATGAAGAGATTTTAATATCCAGTGTTGAAGGTGTTTGTGGAAGATTGTGGTATTAA
- a CDS encoding sulfite exporter TauE/SafE family protein — MHLYLPIALTSVNIFLIVGLGLMVGLLSGLFGVGGGFLMTPLLIMIGIPPTVAAATDANQIVAASSSGVIAHWRLGNVDFKMGLLLLIGGFTGGALGVHIIKVLKAMGNANFLIKITYVVMLGLVGGFMFVESLMALRKSKQKNNPGATAISSGEFLEETKKTSLLSRLPFQVYFEKSGVSHSVIVPIALGMFVGILAAIMGVGGGFLMVPVMLYFLRMPMHVVVGTSLFQIMFTCTEVTFLQAYTNHTVDFILAILLLLGSTFGAQIGARIGRRLKGDQLKILLSIIVLAITIKMLLSIVMKPDILLSYKGGH, encoded by the coding sequence ATGCATCTTTATTTACCTATTGCTTTAACTAGCGTGAATATTTTTTTGATTGTTGGCTTAGGTTTGATGGTCGGTTTGCTCTCAGGATTATTTGGTGTTGGAGGCGGTTTCTTAATGACACCTCTTCTCATTATGATTGGCATACCACCTACCGTGGCCGCTGCCACTGATGCCAACCAAATTGTAGCTGCTTCTTCCTCTGGGGTAATCGCTCACTGGCGTCTAGGTAACGTTGATTTTAAGATGGGATTATTGCTTTTGATTGGTGGTTTTACAGGGGGTGCCCTAGGGGTCCATATTATCAAAGTATTAAAAGCTATGGGAAACGCTAATTTCCTTATCAAGATTACTTATGTAGTCATGTTAGGCCTGGTTGGCGGATTTATGTTCGTAGAAAGTTTGATGGCTCTCCGCAAAAGCAAACAAAAAAATAATCCAGGAGCTACAGCCATTTCTTCTGGGGAATTTTTAGAAGAAACTAAAAAGACTTCTCTTCTAAGTAGGCTCCCCTTCCAGGTTTATTTTGAAAAGTCTGGAGTCTCTCACTCAGTTATAGTTCCCATTGCCTTGGGTATGTTTGTAGGAATCCTTGCCGCTATCATGGGTGTAGGTGGAGGTTTTCTCATGGTGCCGGTGATGCTTTATTTTCTTCGTATGCCCATGCATGTTGTAGTAGGAACCAGTCTTTTCCAGATAATGTTTACCTGCACCGAGGTTACCTTCCTACAAGCTTATACTAACCATACTGTAGATTTTATTTTAGCCATCCTTTTACTATTAGGTTCTACTTTTGGAGCTCAAATCGGAGCTAGGATTGGACGACGTCTAAAAGGAGATCAATTAAAAATTCTTCTTTCTATTATAGTGTTAGCTATAACAATAAAAATGTTACTCAGCATAGTAATGAAACCAGATATTTTACTCTCTTACAAAGGAGGACATTAA
- a CDS encoding 4Fe-4S dicluster domain-containing protein: MKELTEKIRDKTQEILAKGLVEGILAYVESSVPFKSRPDFITTPEKVSEIIWPEFAALNLLSLWPKIKGKRIALLANGCTARSLSVLVKEGQIKRDDVYVIGVPCPGFLDLQKLPYPLNEVKNLSRKGTKIIIETGTHSIEMPLEEVLRENCLSCEHPSPTLYDEMLPGKALSVSNEPYRQVEEIEGLSVEERANWFFEKIAGPCIRCYACRNACPLCYCPLCFVDDSRPQWVGKTRDPIDNALYHIVRAYHLAGRCVDCGACEAACPLGLPLRLLTKKLEKEALMAFGYKAGLDLDSPLLFETYSENDPEDFMLHHRLRSRKREEA; encoded by the coding sequence TTGAAGGAATTAACGGAAAAAATACGCGATAAAACGCAAGAAATTCTGGCTAAAGGCCTGGTGGAAGGAATTCTCGCCTACGTAGAAAGCTCTGTGCCTTTCAAATCAAGGCCTGACTTTATTACCACTCCGGAAAAAGTTTCTGAAATTATATGGCCAGAGTTTGCGGCTCTGAATCTCCTTTCCCTTTGGCCTAAAATTAAAGGCAAACGCATAGCCCTCTTGGCTAATGGTTGTACAGCAAGGTCCCTTTCTGTACTCGTAAAAGAAGGGCAAATAAAAAGAGACGATGTTTATGTCATCGGTGTCCCCTGCCCTGGTTTTCTGGATCTCCAAAAACTTCCCTATCCTTTAAATGAAGTAAAAAATCTCAGCCGAAAGGGCACAAAAATTATTATTGAGACGGGCACACACTCAATAGAGATGCCCCTTGAAGAGGTCTTAAGAGAAAATTGTTTGTCATGTGAACACCCCTCCCCTACTCTTTACGACGAAATGCTACCCGGCAAGGCCCTTTCTGTTTCAAATGAGCCTTACCGACAGGTTGAAGAAATTGAAGGCCTTTCTGTTGAAGAGCGGGCTAATTGGTTTTTTGAAAAAATAGCCGGGCCCTGCATTCGCTGTTACGCCTGCCGTAACGCCTGCCCGCTTTGTTATTGCCCACTTTGTTTTGTAGATGATTCACGGCCCCAGTGGGTAGGAAAGACGCGTGATCCAATAGACAATGCCCTTTATCATATTGTGCGGGCCTATCATCTGGCCGGCCGCTGTGTAGATTGTGGAGCCTGTGAGGCCGCCTGCCCGTTGGGCCTCCCCTTGCGACTACTTACGAAAAAGTTAGAAAAAGAGGCTCTAATGGCTTTTGGTTACAAGGCTGGTCTTGACCTGGATAGCCCGCTTCTTTTTGAAACCTATAGCGAAAATGATCCCGAGGATTTTATGCTGCACCATCGGCTCAGGTCCCGTAAAAGGGAGGAGGCATGA